The nucleotide sequence TCAGGAAGTAACCATTCCCCTTCTTGTAAAAGAAGAAAAGATACGGGTGCTGAAGCGGACAGACGAAGAAGTGCGGACCATCTATGAGATTCCTGAGCAGGTGAAAGCTCCGGTCAGAGAAGGGCAGCAGCTTGGCAGGGTTACATATTACCTGGGAGAGCGTCAGATTGGGGAGGTTCCCATTTATGCTGCAAAAGCTGCAAAAAAGCTGCAGCCTTCCTGGTACAAAGAGTATCTTCTGAAATTATTTTTTATGGAAAAAGAACTGTATTTTGAGACAGAACAGGCAGGATGACAAAAACGATAACCTGGATTGCCAGATTAGTGAAATATTTAACAAATTTCCTGAAATATCTATTGAAAAATTCCGTCAAAAGAGATACAATTACAATCGGAAGAAAATTTTGTAAAATTATAAAATACATTATGGAGGTTTAAGTAATGAGTAATTCTACCAACTCAGCAAGACAGAGAATTTCCGGTCTTCTTGACGAGCAAAGTTTTATGGAAATCGGAGCTCTGGTAACTGCAAGAAACACAGACTTTGACTTAAATCAGTCTGAAACTCCATCCGATGGAGTCATCACCGGATATGGTCTGATTGATGGCAATCTGGTGTACGTGTACAGCCAGGATGCTTCCGTGCTGAACGGAACCATCGGTGAAATGCACAGTAAGAAGATTACTGCTGTTTATAAAATGGCAGTAAAAATGGGGGCGCCTGTGATTGGCCTGATTGACTGCGGCGGTATGCGTCTGCAGGAATCCGTGGATGCGCTGAACGGATTTGGTGAAATTTACGGGGCTCAGGCAGCGGCAAGCGGGGTGGTACCTCAGATTTGTGCGGTATTTGGCAACTGCGGCGGCGGACTTTCCGTTGTACCTGCACTGAGCGACTTCGCTTTTGTGGAAAAAGAAAAAGGAAGAATGTTTGTGAATTCTCCCAATGCAATTAAGGGAAACCATGTTTCCAGATGCGATACGGCAGACGCGGCATATCAGGAGAGCAATAACGGATGTATCGACGGTGTGGGAACCACAGAAGAGATTCTGGCCGCAATCCGTGAGCTGGTATGCATTCTGCCAGGCAACAATGGGGAAGGCGGAAGAGAAGAGGAATGCGCAGATGATCTGAACCGGGTATGCGAGAATCTTTCCGGCTGCCGGGAAGATACCAGACTGGCCCTGACCCATATTGCAGACGACAATCTCTTTGTGGAGACCAGGAAGAATTATGCACGCAATATGGTGACCGGCTTTATCCGGTTAAACGGCAGAACCATAGGTGCGGTGGCCAATGCCTCTGCAGTTTATGACGAAAATGGCGAGAAAACAGAAAGTTTTGACAAAGTGCTGACAGCAAGAGGCTGCAACAAAGCGGCAGAGTTTATCAGTTTCTGCGATGCTTTTGATATTCCGGTGCTTTCCCTGACCAATGTGGAAGGTTTTGCGGCAACGGAATGCTCCGAGCGGAATCTGGCCAAAGCAATGGCAGGGATGACAGCGGCATTTGCAGGAGCAACCGTTCCGAAGGTAAATATTATTGTGGGAACTGCTTACGGCAGCGCTTATGTGATGATGAACAGCAAATCCATCGGCGCAGATCTTGTGTACGCATGGGAAGGAAGCAAAGTCGGCATGATGGACGCAGGACAGGCTGCGAAGATTATGTATGACGGAGCGTCCGCAGACGTCATTGCAGAGAAAGCAAAAGCCTATGAGAAGCTTCAGTCTTCCGTGGAGACAGCGGCAGGCCGGGGACAGGTTGACCTGATTATCGCACCGGATGACACCAGAAAATATGCGGTGGCAGCATTTGAAATGCTTTATACAAAGGGAACAGGTGAACCGGTTAGAAAACATGCAGCAAAGTAGAAAGGTGAAGTTTATGAAAAAGAAAATATTGCTGATTCTGAGTATGTGCCTGATCATGCTCGGCTTAACAGCATGTGGAGAAGACCCCACCAAGGTTGATTACAATGGTTTCACCTATGATCAGTTGAAAGGTTCATGCGAGAATACCGTGGATATTCTACAGTCCATGTCAGAATCCGAGAAAGCGGCCTGTCTTGCATCCAATGATGAGACAATGGTGAACCTGATTACCCGTTGGGAGGAAGCGCAGGAGGATGTGGGAGCATATGTGGAACTGGGCGAGTTTAAGATTACAAAGTCCGGTAAGACCCTGACCTGCGAACAGGAAATTATTTATGAGAACCGTCCGGTTATTCTGACTTATGTTTATAAGGCCCACAATATGGAGCTGGAAGATATTACCGTGGACCAGGTACAGACCCTCGGAGAGAAAATGACTAATGCGGCCCTGAATACCCTGATGGGTATGGGCGTGGTGTTTGCGGTACTGATTCTGATTTCTCTGATTATCAGCTGTTTTAAATTCCTCTCTTATTTTGAGAAAGGGAAAGAGACGAAAGCAGCGCCTGCAAAAGAACCTGTGGCTCCGGTTCCTCCTTCAGTGGAAGAAGCCATGGGCGCACAGGACGATTTGGAACTGGCAGC is from Lachnospiraceae bacterium JLR.KK002 and encodes:
- a CDS encoding OadG family protein → MKKKILLILSMCLIMLGLTACGEDPTKVDYNGFTYDQLKGSCENTVDILQSMSESEKAACLASNDETMVNLITRWEEAQEDVGAYVELGEFKITKSGKTLTCEQEIIYENRPVILTYVYKAHNMELEDITVDQVQTLGEKMTNAALNTLMGMGVVFAVLILISLIISCFKFLSYFEKGKETKAAPAKEPVAPVPPSVEEAMGAQDDLELAAVIAAAIAASTGTSTDDFVVRSIKRRF
- a CDS encoding carboxyl transferase domain-containing protein — translated: MSNSTNSARQRISGLLDEQSFMEIGALVTARNTDFDLNQSETPSDGVITGYGLIDGNLVYVYSQDASVLNGTIGEMHSKKITAVYKMAVKMGAPVIGLIDCGGMRLQESVDALNGFGEIYGAQAAASGVVPQICAVFGNCGGGLSVVPALSDFAFVEKEKGRMFVNSPNAIKGNHVSRCDTADAAYQESNNGCIDGVGTTEEILAAIRELVCILPGNNGEGGREEECADDLNRVCENLSGCREDTRLALTHIADDNLFVETRKNYARNMVTGFIRLNGRTIGAVANASAVYDENGEKTESFDKVLTARGCNKAAEFISFCDAFDIPVLSLTNVEGFAATECSERNLAKAMAGMTAAFAGATVPKVNIIVGTAYGSAYVMMNSKSIGADLVYAWEGSKVGMMDAGQAAKIMYDGASADVIAEKAKAYEKLQSSVETAAGRGQVDLIIAPDDTRKYAVAAFEMLYTKGTGEPVRKHAAK